A single genomic interval of Lathyrus oleraceus cultivar Zhongwan6 chromosome 7, CAAS_Psat_ZW6_1.0, whole genome shotgun sequence harbors:
- the LOC127100491 gene encoding serine/arginine-rich splicing factor SC35 produces the protein MSHFGRSGPPDISDTYSLLVLNITFRTTADDLFPLFDKYGKVVDIFIPKDRRTGESRGFAFVRYKYADEASKAVDRLDGRMVDGREITVQFAKYGPNAERIQKGRIIETSPRSKTSRSRSPSRRRHRDDYKDKDYRRRSRSRSYDRHERDRYRGRDRDSRRRSRSRSASPGYKGRGRGRYDDERRSRSRSRSVDSRSPARRSPSPRKSPSPKRSISPQKSASPRRSPRRVSPDNRSRDGRSLTPHSVSPRGRPGASRSPSPRNSNGDE, from the exons ATGTCTCACTTCGGAAGGTCAGGCCCTCCAGACATCTCCGACACCTACTCCCTCCTCGTCCTCAACATCACTTTCC GTACCACCGCCGACGACCTATTTCCGTTGTTCGATAAGTACGGCAAGGTCGTTGACATCTTCATCCCCAAAGATCGAAG AACTGGTGAGTCGAGGGGTTTCGCTTTTGTGCGTTATAAGTATGCTGATGAAGCTTCCAAGGCTGTTGATAGGCTCGACG GAAGAATGGTTGATGGTCGTGAAATAACCGTTCAGTTTGCAAAATATGGACCTAATGCTGAGAGGAT TCAGAAAGGAAGGATTATTGAAACATCTCCGAGATCAAAGACCTCAAGGAGCCGCAGTCCCAGCAGGAGAAG GCATCGTGATGATTACAAAGACAAGGATTATAGGAGGAGAAGTCGCAGCAGGAGTTATGACAGGCATGAACGTGACAGGTATCGTGGGAGAGACAGGGACAGTCGTCGCCGAAGCAGAAGCCGTAGTGCTAGTCCTGGTTACAAGGGCCGTGGGAGGGGGCGCTATGATGACGAGCGTCGTAGTAGAAGCCGGAGCAGATCTGTGGACAG CCGCTCCCCTGCACGACGCAGTCCTAGTCCTAGAAAGAGCCCTTCTCCTAAAAGGAGTATTTCCCCTCAAAAGAGTGCTTCCCCCAGGAGAAGTCCACGCCGTGTAAGTCCTGATAATCGTAGCCGTGATGGAAGGTCTCTTACGCCTCACAGTGTCTCACCACGAGGCCGACCTGGTGCTTCCCGAAGCCCATCTCCTCGAAATTCAAATGGTGAT GAATAA